The following nucleotide sequence is from Gemmatimonadota bacterium.
AATCCAGCGTTTCGATAAATGCCAGATAATGCCCGGTTGTGGGAAAGTACATATCGGCACGCGGTTCGTTGGGTTTGGCTTCGAGGGCGAAATTCAAATCGTATTTCTGGTCGCGCACGTAATCGCACAAATAATTTAAGCCATCCCGGTAGCGTTTGAGGGCATCGATGGGATCTTTGGCCACGTTGCATTCGGCGCCTTCGCGTCCGCCCCAAAACACATAGGTTTTGGCACCCAATTCGACACCTAAATCAATGGCTTGCATGATTTTTTGCAAGCCATAAGCGCGAATTTTGGGGTCGTTGGACGTAAAGCCCCCATCCTTAAATACGGGATGAGAAAATGTATTGGTGGTTGCCATGGGCACGACCATGCCGCAATTTTTTAGTGCGTTTTTGAAATCGCTTACGATTTTATCGCGCTGTTGTGGTGTGGCATCAATTGGCACGAGGTCGTTATCGTGCAGGTTAATGCCCCACGCGCCCAGTTCGCTCAAGCGTTGCACAATTCGCTCGGGTGCAAGCGGTGGGCGCGTTGGGTCGCCAAAGGGATCGCGTCCGGGGTTTCCCACTGTCCATAAACCAAATGAAAATTTATCTTCTTTTTTGGGCGTGTATGCTTCTGCCATTGGACCTCCTCAAAATGCGAATTAAGAATAAAAATGCCAAGAAAGCGTTGCAACTTCCGCGTGCAAAATATCATGGTGAAGTCTGACTGTCAATGGACATTTCCACAACTCATCGGGAGCATAAAATGATTATTCGCGATCCCGTTCACGGCGATATGTCTTTTAATGAATCCGAACGCCGGGTTATGGACACGCGGCAAATGCAACGCCTGCGCGGCGTGCGACAAACAGGATCGGCATATCTGGTCTATCCGGGCTGTGTACACACGAGGTTTGAACACTCGCTGGGGACAACGGCGATGTCGCGGCGCGTGCTCGATGTCTTGAGACGCGGGGGCGCGCAAATCGATCCCGAGCAAGCCGATACGGTCGCATTGGCCGCGCTGGTTCACGATATCTCACACTTGCCCTTTGGACATACGTTCGAAGATGAACGCAAGCTCTTTCCCCGCCACGATACAGCCGCCCGCATGAAACATTTCCTGACGCAAACAGAAATCGCGCAAGCACTCGATGCTTCGGGCCTGAGCGATGCGGTGGTTTCCCTGCTTACGGATAAATCGTTTTCACCGACCTGGATGCAGGAGATTGTGTCCAGCACCATCGATGCTGACTTGCTCGATTATTTGCGTCGCGATGCGTATTTTGCAGGCTTACGTCAGGATTATGACGACCGGATTTTTAGCACCTTTATGCTTGCCGATGAAAATCTCGCGATTGATGTGACCCGTCTCAGCACGCGCACTGAGTTGCTGCATTTGCTGCGGTTGCGCTATTTTCTTACCGAGCGCGTTTATTATCACCACGCCAAAGTGTCATCGGGTGCTATGATCGCCAAAGCCGTCGAGATCGCCACCGAACACGGTCTTGTTGAAACCGATCTTTACACTCTGACGGACGATGCCCTTTTTCGCCATTTGCTCGGCTATAAAGACCCGCGCATTGACCGTTTGATCAACGGCGTTTGCGAACGGCGGCTGCTCAAACGCGCCTATATGATTTCGACTGCCGAAGTGGGGCGCCGGGGGCGCGATGAGTTGATCGCCGCCTACAATCGATCTGTGGAGAGTAGGCAGCAGGTTGAACGACAAATCGCCGATGCTGTGACCATCAATCCCGATCAGGTTATTCTCTATTGTCCGGATATCTCGGCCATCAAAGAAGCGCGCGTGCGCGTTGTTACGCGCAATGGCTTGAGCCGCCTGAATGATCCGCCAGACAATCCGCCTTTTGATGTAAAGGTCGTGGAAGACCAGTATGAACGACTCTGGAAATTCTACATTTTTGCACCCGAAGGTTATAGAGAACGCGTTGGAAAAGTGTGCGAACGCGTATTTGGCGAATCAAATGCGCTGGTATAAAGATTTTTATTGGGACCGTTGTGATCGGTGTTTGACGCGATCAAATAATGGCATATCTGCCCGTCCAGCACCCTCTATCTTCTTGTGGCATGAAGGGCATAGACTGATCAGGTTGCTCAGTTTATTGGCCTCTTGTGGCGAGTCGAAAAGCCGGTACGGTATTTTGTGATGTACATCCATCTGTCGTCCGAGCGTGTCTTCTGTAATCCCGCAAGAGGCGCAACAAAACCCATCGCGCGCGCGCGCCTTGTCCGCTTGAATTTTCCAATTTCCTCCGCGATACTCCGGGCGGCCTTCCAGCACGAGTTCAAAGTCCTCGTCAGATTCCCAATGGGTTCTGCACCCGTTGCTGCAAAATTGGGAGCGCATGCCCTTTTCAATATACCAGCGCGGCTGAGCAAAGCGCTTGCCACATTGCATACATCGCACGGTGATATGGTCTTCGCGCCGAACTTTTTGTTCTTCTTCAAACGACAGACGCATTTGCGGCGATGATAGATGCCTTTTGTTGTTCATCGTTTTTAATCCTCACAGATCAATAGCAAGCTCACAGTCCAAATATAGGTTGTAATAAATTGCAAGTCCATAGAAAGAATAGATTGTGCCCCAAAGTAAAGATTGGATAGTGTATCTGAATTTATTATAATAATTCGCACTTACTTCTGAACAGGAGCATCCTGTGTTTAAGTATCATAGCGATCAAGGTTGCCATGGCCAATCCCGTTGAATCGCTGCGGTATGAGTGAGACTTAATTTTCTAATAAGGATAAACAATGAAATCCCTAAAATTGCTTTCGGGCCATACAATGCCCGTTGTCGGTCTCGGTACCTGGCCGATGAGAGGTGATCAATGTAAAGAGGTTATCAAACAGGCTCTCGAATTGGGCTATACGCACTTCGATACAGCCTGGATCTACCAGAATCAGCGCGAAATAGGCGAAGCCCTGCGGGAGGTCGGTGCTGATCGCTCAAAACTTTTTATAACCTCCAAAGTCGGTAGAGATTATCTGCAATATGACGTCGCGTTAAAACAGGCCGATGAGATTCTCGAATATCTCCAGATGGACTATGTGGATCTGTTGCTCGTTCACTGGCCCAACGAGACCGTGCCTATGGAAGGCACTATTCGCGCTTTTAACGAGATTTTCGATGCGGGAAAAGCGCGAAGTATTGGGGTTAGCAACTTTTCGGTCGAACAAATGGAGCGCGCTCGTGCGCTCTCCGCAGCACCTATCAGTGTCAATCAGATCAAATACCATCCGGGCTACGAACAGCGAGATGTTCTGCAATGGTGCCTGGAAAACGATGTGGTGGTGACTGCGTATTCCCCTCTGGGGAAGAAGGATATTCTTCGGGATCCCGTGTTGCTGAACATCGCCCGTATCCACGATAAGACCTCTGCACATGTCGCCCTCA
It contains:
- the xylA gene encoding xylose isomerase, with protein sequence MAEAYTPKKEDKFSFGLWTVGNPGRDPFGDPTRPPLAPERIVQRLSELGAWGINLHDNDLVPIDATPQQRDKIVSDFKNALKNCGMVVPMATTNTFSHPVFKDGGFTSNDPKIRAYGLQKIMQAIDLGVELGAKTYVFWGGREGAECNVAKDPIDALKRYRDGLNYLCDYVRDQKYDLNFALEAKPNEPRADMYFPTTGHYLAFIETLDYPEMVGVNPEVAHEHMAGLNFHHGVAQAFEAGKLFHIDLNDQRFGRYDQDFRFGSEDYKSAFLLVRLLENNGYTGPRHFDAHAFRTEDEEGVWDFAAGCMRTYNILKEKAAQFEADAEIQGIVQEIGNQNPEYEQHLGKYSPEKSQALKQVQFDIDAMGRVGLGYERLDQLLADLLLGVR
- a CDS encoding HD domain-containing protein, translating into MIIRDPVHGDMSFNESERRVMDTRQMQRLRGVRQTGSAYLVYPGCVHTRFEHSLGTTAMSRRVLDVLRRGGAQIDPEQADTVALAALVHDISHLPFGHTFEDERKLFPRHDTAARMKHFLTQTEIAQALDASGLSDAVVSLLTDKSFSPTWMQEIVSSTIDADLLDYLRRDAYFAGLRQDYDDRIFSTFMLADENLAIDVTRLSTRTELLHLLRLRYFLTERVYYHHAKVSSGAMIAKAVEIATEHGLVETDLYTLTDDALFRHLLGYKDPRIDRLINGVCERRLLKRAYMISTAEVGRRGRDELIAAYNRSVESRQQVERQIADAVTINPDQVILYCPDISAIKEARVRVVTRNGLSRLNDPPDNPPFDVKVVEDQYERLWKFYIFAPEGYRERVGKVCERVFGESNALV
- a CDS encoding HNH endonuclease — its product is MNNKRHLSSPQMRLSFEEEQKVRREDHITVRCMQCGKRFAQPRWYIEKGMRSQFCSNGCRTHWESDEDFELVLEGRPEYRGGNWKIQADKARARDGFCCASCGITEDTLGRQMDVHHKIPYRLFDSPQEANKLSNLISLCPSCHKKIEGAGRADMPLFDRVKHRSQRSQ
- a CDS encoding aldo/keto reductase, with translation MKSLKLLSGHTMPVVGLGTWPMRGDQCKEVIKQALELGYTHFDTAWIYQNQREIGEALREVGADRSKLFITSKVGRDYLQYDVALKQADEILEYLQMDYVDLLLVHWPNETVPMEGTIRAFNEIFDAGKARSIGVSNFSVEQMERARALSAAPISVNQIKYHPGYEQRDVLQWCLENDVVVTAYSPLGKKDILRDPVLLNIARIHDKTSAHVALKWLLQKGMIVIPKASSRAHLQANLDVFDWSLSESEMRSIDRIAG